The following proteins are encoded in a genomic region of Salvia miltiorrhiza cultivar Shanhuang (shh) unplaced genomic scaffold, IMPLAD_Smil_shh fragScaff_scaffold_66:::fragment_1, whole genome shotgun sequence:
- the LOC131003080 gene encoding actin-related protein 6-like, which produces MGETMSNVVVVDNGGGLIKAGIGGERDPACVVPNCTARPSSSKKWLVADQLLSPSEDLTSATLRRPFDRGHLINPDLQSSIWAHLFTNLLKINPSTSSLLLTEPLFALPSIQRAVDEIIFEDFNFRALFVADSPSLVHLYEASRRPYGLVSKAQCSLVVDCGFSFTHAAPVLQNFTLNYGVKRLDLGGKALTNYLKELVSYRSVNVMDESFIMDDVKEKLCFVSLDVQRDLKIARRPGKDNLFRCSYVLPDGITHTKGFVKDLNETKRYLALGEDEAPFSPEGGKDYVDLQDGSDDPQHRRSTDLTKTEFSLTNERFLVPEMIFRPADLGMNQAGLAECIVRAVNSCHPHLHPVLYESIILTGGSTLFPRFAQRLEKELRPLVPDEYQVKIASQEDPILGVWRGGSLLASSPDFEAMCVTKAEYEELGSARCHRRFFH; this is translated from the exons ATGGGTGAGACAATGTCTAACGTGGTGGTGGTGGACAACGGCGGCGGCCTCATAAAAGCCGGTATCGGCGGCGAGCGCGACCCCGCCTGCGTGGTCCCGAACTGCACCGCCCGGCCTTCTTCCTCAAAGAAATGGCTAGTGGCCGACCAGCTCCTCTCCCCGTCGGAGGACCTGACCTCGGCCACCCTCCGCCGGCCCTTCGACCGTGGCCACCTCATCAACCCCGACCTCCAGTCCTCCATCTGGGCCCACCTCTTCACTAACCTCCTCAAGATCAACCCGTCCACCTCCTCCCTCCTCCTCACCGAGCCCCTCTTCGCCCTCCCCTCCATCCAGCGCGCCGTCGACGAGATCATCTTCGAGGACTTCAATTTCCGTGCCCTCTTCGTCGCCGACTCGCCCTCGCTCGTCCACCTCTACGAGGCGTCGCGTCGCCCCTACGGCCTTGTCTCCAAGGCACAGTGTAGCCTGGTCGTCGACTGCGGCTTCAGCTTCACGCACGCCGCGCCCGTGCTGCAGAACTTCACGCTCAATTACGGGGTTAAGAGGCTCGATCTCGGCGGGAAGGCGCTCACGAACTATCTCAAGGAGCTGGTCAGCTACAGGAGCGTCAATGTGATGGATGAGAGCTTCATCATGGATGATGTCAAGGAGAAGCTGTGCTTCGTCTCCCTTGACGTGCAGAGGGACCTCAAGATTGCGCG GAGACCTGGAAAAGACAATTTGTTTAGGTGTAGTTACGTGCTTCCAGATGGCATCACTCATACGAAGGGATTTGTAAAAGACCTCAATGAAACAAAGCGATACTTAGCCCTGGGTGAAGATGAAGCCCCTTTTTCCCCAGAAGGAGGAAAGGATTATGTGGATCTGCAGGATGGTAGTGATGACCCCCAGCACAGAAGAAGCACTGACCTAACAAAAACC GAATTTTCCTTGACGAATGAGCGGTTCCTTGTCCCAGAGATGATATTTCGACCAGCTGATTTGG GAATGAACCAGGCAGGACTTGCAGAATGCATAGTTCGAGCTGTCAATTCGTGTCATCCTCATCTTCACCCTGTGTTATATGAGAG TATCATTTTGACTGGTGGAAGCACATTGTTTCCTCGATTTGCCCAAAGACT AGAGAAGGAGCTTCGGCCTTTAGTCCCCGACGAATACCAAGTGAAGATCGCAAGTCAAGAAGA TCCAATATTAGGTGTTTGGCGAGGGGGATCACTATTAGCGTCTAGCCCTGATTTTGAAGCAATGTGTGTCACCAAGGCTGAGTACGAGGAGCTGGGATCCGCTAGGTGTCACAGGAGATTCTTTCACTAG